In Onychostoma macrolepis isolate SWU-2019 chromosome 14, ASM1243209v1, whole genome shotgun sequence, a single window of DNA contains:
- the ptcd3 gene encoding small ribosomal subunit protein mS39 gives MASSCSQALRHHVCKSNRILRVHLQKSWPNRSFALNSAADQQPAVSSPEEIVIPKKKTWSKEAVLQALASTVNRDTTASDYRFQDDPYLTPKTSSEFKLFSLSQESGRNAAKYFISTYPKYFQKDYAQPHIPCLMPETLEAQIEEVCEAALIERIQMRKVKAAVDLYDQLLQAGTSVSLDVTNQLLDLVCFYGDHDPAQENIPEERNEETEDVQDEPQTKKGRAYKASNLLKATWKENNNAERIFALLSEPNTHSYSALIRGLVKYGAYFKAFSTYTDLLNNRLKADVHTFNALITAALEVKEKYNEKWDLIVDLLKQMAEQKVKPNLLTLNAVLKALRRCGSLGKSQAFPVISEMKALSIYPSLASYNHLLAIFYKPGAPINGQTDILWEVMNEVSGKSFTPQDPDDAQFFITAMRICLDTKDIEQAYRVHELLGVGENWRLLGNDFHQNIYYTRFFHLLSMMENVDVMLKWYRDLVPSVYYPSSNVMRDLLQALDADNRLDLIPQIWKDIKQFGHANRQNLVEQLLTLMAREKHNQEVQESFAECALDIKKVFDTGDRGKVLLSWTAGSLSDLISVLLAAQRRQDAWEMLKHFKTHNRVPNEELLNKFLTCMKESGEVNQAVELVQISAGFCLPETPKLIQRVQQEFELTEQQRNILSDLEIQTFNSN, from the exons ATGGCGTCCTCCTGTTCGCAAGCTCTCAGGCATCATGTGTGTAAGAGCAACAGAATATTGCGCGTTCACCTGCAGAAGTCATGGCCTAATAG GAGTTTTGCTCTGAATTCTGCTGCAGATCAACAACCTGCAGTTTCTTCACCAG aAGAAATAGTCATTCCAAAGAAGAAAACATG GAGCAAAGAGGCTGTCTTACAGGCACTGGCATCCACTGTGAACAGG GATACTACAgcctcagattacagatttcaAGATGATCCATATCTCACTCCAAAAACATCATCAGAGTTT AAATTATTTTCCTTGTCCCAGGAGTCAGGCAGAAATGCTGCCAAATATTTCATCAGTACATACCCGAAGTACTTCCAGAAAGACTACGCACAGCCTCATATTCCT TGTCTGATGCCAGAAACTCTTGAGGCTCAGATAGAGGAGGTGTGTGAAGCTGCTCTGATAGAGAGAATTCAGATGAGAAAAGTCAAAGCTGCTGTGGATCTGTACGACCAACTGCTGCAGGCCG GTACATCAGTGTCATTGGATGTGACCAATCAGTTGTTAGATCTGGTTTGTTTCTATGGAGATCATGATCCCGCACAAGAGAACATTCCAGAAGAGAGGAATGAGGAGACG GAGGACGTTCAGGATGAACCGCAGACTAAAAAAGGAAGAGCATATAAAGCGAGTAATTTACTGAAGGCCACCTGGAA AGAGAATAATAATGCAGAGAGGATCTTTGCGCTGCTGTCAGAGCCAAACACGCATTCGTACAGTGCTCTAATACGAGGCTTGGTGAAG TATGGTGCTTATTTTAAAGCATTCAGCACCTACACTGACCTGCTCAACAACCGACTGAAAG CTGATGTGCACACCTTCAATGCCCTGATCACAGCCGCCCTGGAAGTAAAAGAGAAATACAATGAAAAATGGGACCTGATAGTG gaTCTTTTGAAGCAGATGGCAGAGCAGAAGGTCAAGCCGAACCTCCTGACGCTGAACGCTGTCCTGAAGGCTTTGAGACGCTGTGGCTCTCTGGGCAAATCTCAGGCCTTTCCTGTGATCAGTGAGATGAAGGCTCTCTCCATCT ATCCCAGTCTGGCTTCTTACAATCACTTGCTCGCCATATTTTATAAACCAG GTGCCCCAATTAATGGCCAAACGGACATTCTGTGGGAAGTAATGAACGAGGTGTCAGGGAAGAGCTTCACGCCACAGGACCCTGATGATG caCAGTTCTTCATTACCGCTATGAGAATC TGTCTGGACACTAAGGACATAGAGCAGGCGTATAGGGTCCATGAGCTGCTTGGGGTTGGAGAGAACTGGAGACTTCTGGGAAATGATTTCCATCAGAACATTTACTA TACGCGGTTCTTCCATCTGCTCTCTATGATGGAGAACGTTGACGTGATGCTGAAGTGGTACAGAGATCTTGTTCCCTCA GTGTACTACCCCAGTTCTAACGTCATGAGAGATCTGCTCCAAGCGCTTGATGCGGACAACAGATTAGACCTCATCCCACAAATATGGAAag ATATTAAACAGTTTGGCCATGCCAACAGGCAGAATCTGGTGGAACAGCTGCTGACACTTATGGCAAGAGAGAAGCACAATCAGGAG GTGCAGGAGTCGTTTGCTGAGTGTGCACTGGACATCAAGAAAGTATTCGACACGGGTGACCGGGGCAAAGTTTTGCTGAGCTGGACGGCCGGTTCTCTCAGTGACCTCATCTCTGTATTACTAGCAGCTCAGAGGAGACAGGACGCCTG GGAAATGCTGAAACActtcaaaacacacaacagAGTTCCAAA TGAGGAGCTGTTGAACAAGTTCTTGACGTGTATGAAGGAGAGTGGTGAAGTGAATCAGGCGGTGGAGCTGGTGCAGATCTCAGCTGGCTTCTGTTTGCCCGAGACCCCAAAACTCATCCAGAGGGTCCAGCAGGAGTTTGAACTCACAGAGCAGCAGAG GAACATCTTGTCTGATCTGGAGATTCAGACCTTTAACAGCAATTAA